From the Desulfonatronovibrio magnus genome, one window contains:
- a CDS encoding SUMF1/EgtB/PvdO family nonheme iron enzyme has translation MQSKLKIGDRVVNGVYLSLYEKYKSCIYLTTAISLILLVCLADMSHAETEFSGNIQSDMTLTQENSPYRVTAYVRVLDNVTLTIEPGVELRFNWNVGIDINGYLSAVGTAANPVIFTGSEETAGYWRAINIQNQGSARLEHCQVTYGGSLGNGIVKTGSGNLTMKNTTVANTGGISGIGLLISANTGEVLVEDSVFESNVEGLTLRDGGPVTVRGSLFKNNTRYGIILQAQDAPPTDPSNSFSGNELADIGVLRGSIPADLTWRPAGAPIRIVGYVTVDEGATLTIEPGTRVKLNGNVGLEINGHLSAVGTSGNPIVFTRGEEAVWRAINIQNQGSARLEHCQVTYGGSLGNGIVKTGSGNLTLKNTTVANTNGIGLIIQNSTGLHTVASNTFSANTIGVDVSNQENDLILTNNIIEDNENFGVRNQSAADIIIDARDNWWGHETGPFHAELNPGGQGDTISDGVLFDPWKTTPVEGTAAGTPSSIQVPPTSTTGSYTVSWGSSSTSGVTYVLEEATNSTFTSGRRTAYTGSNLSASITGRSDGIYYYRVKATKDGYEDSDWRTGSNGCTVNVESAEVTVNPVTSNTVSFGDIINVPEEITWVWLWTGNEVDGKYTGSLVNTSSFNIFGEGWIEVDDLYNLKLDFAQYDNTILYILPWSRGSSFDWVKFEVDFITSDQVKNSVNMNITQDTYASEVFRVENVQYGTHWLQLWIGDYLDTSEFNIYGNGWIEASDLSELVIPGDAFSDGDSLWVRQYSQSPGSSSWGDYGWLEFRIKGSGPSPGDTWTDPVTGMEFVWVPGGCFDRGCGDWDDECRTNELPVREICLDGFWMGKYEVTQGQWTQIMGSNPSRFQSGNNYPVEWVSWNDVQGFITELNARGSSTFRLPTEAEWEYAARSGGRAEKYAGGDDLDSLGWYSSNSGGLTHEVGTKAANGLGIYDMSGNVWEWVSDWYGANYYSVSPRDNPQGPETGSTRVFRGGSWFYPAWYCRAAIRRHWPGYWSYGIGFRLALSPGQQ, from the coding sequence ATGCAGAGCAAATTAAAAATTGGAGACAGAGTTGTTAATGGTGTTTATTTATCTTTATATGAAAAATACAAAAGTTGCATTTATCTTACAACAGCCATAAGTCTTATTTTGCTTGTTTGTCTTGCAGATATGAGTCACGCTGAAACGGAATTTTCAGGCAATATCCAGTCAGACATGACTTTGACTCAGGAGAACAGCCCGTATCGAGTGACGGCATATGTACGTGTTTTAGATAATGTGACCTTGACCATTGAACCAGGAGTCGAACTAAGGTTCAACTGGAATGTTGGAATTGATATCAATGGTTACCTGTCCGCAGTAGGCACGGCCGCCAATCCGGTAATTTTTACTGGTTCGGAAGAGACTGCCGGTTATTGGAGGGCCATCAACATTCAGAATCAGGGATCAGCCAGGCTTGAGCATTGTCAGGTGACCTATGGCGGGTCCTTAGGCAATGGGATCGTTAAAACCGGCAGTGGAAATCTGACGATGAAAAACACAACTGTTGCCAACACTGGCGGTATTAGCGGTATCGGACTGCTTATTTCAGCTAATACAGGCGAAGTTCTGGTGGAAGATTCGGTTTTTGAGAGCAATGTTGAAGGATTAACTTTGAGAGATGGCGGCCCGGTTACCGTACGCGGCAGCCTGTTCAAAAACAACACCCGATATGGAATTATACTGCAAGCACAGGACGCTCCTCCCACCGATCCCAGCAACAGTTTTTCTGGTAACGAACTGGCTGACATCGGGGTGTTGAGAGGCTCTATACCGGCCGACCTGACCTGGCGGCCTGCCGGCGCTCCCATCCGGATCGTCGGTTATGTCACGGTTGATGAAGGGGCCACTTTAACCATTGAGCCGGGAACCCGGGTGAAACTGAATGGTAATGTTGGCCTGGAAATCAATGGCCATCTGTCCGCGGTAGGTACGTCCGGCAATCCCATAGTTTTTACCCGCGGCGAAGAGGCGGTTTGGAGGGCCATCAACATTCAGAACCAGGGCTCGGCCCGGCTTGAGCATTGTCAGGTGACCTATGGCGGGTCCTTAGGCAATGGAATCGTTAAAACCGGCAGTGGAAATCTGACGCTGAAAAACACAACTGTTGCCAACACTAACGGTATCGGACTGATTATTCAGAACAGTACCGGACTTCACACTGTTGCAAGTAATACCTTTTCTGCCAATACCATTGGTGTTGATGTCAGCAACCAGGAAAACGACCTGATTCTGACAAACAATATCATTGAGGACAACGAAAACTTCGGGGTGCGAAATCAAAGTGCTGCAGACATAATTATTGACGCCCGGGACAACTGGTGGGGCCATGAAACCGGCCCTTTCCATGCGGAACTCAATCCTGGTGGCCAGGGAGATACTATAAGTGACGGAGTGCTGTTTGATCCATGGAAAACCACTCCAGTTGAAGGGACTGCAGCAGGAACTCCGTCATCTATCCAGGTCCCACCCACCAGCACCACCGGCAGCTACACCGTATCCTGGGGAAGTTCATCCACCAGCGGTGTAACTTACGTCCTTGAAGAAGCTACGAACTCAACCTTTACCTCAGGACGGCGAACAGCTTACACTGGCAGCAACCTGAGCGCTTCCATCACCGGACGATCAGACGGTATTTATTACTACCGGGTCAAGGCCACCAAGGATGGATATGAGGACAGTGATTGGCGTACAGGAAGTAACGGGTGCACAGTCAATGTCGAATCAGCAGAAGTGACAGTCAATCCTGTAACCTCTAATACAGTCAGTTTCGGAGACATCATAAACGTTCCTGAGGAAATCACCTGGGTCTGGCTGTGGACCGGAAATGAGGTAGATGGAAAATATACTGGAAGTCTTGTCAACACAAGCTCATTTAACATTTTCGGTGAAGGCTGGATTGAGGTTGATGATCTGTACAATCTGAAATTGGATTTTGCACAGTATGATAATACCATTTTATATATACTTCCCTGGTCCCGGGGCTCAAGTTTTGACTGGGTAAAGTTTGAAGTAGATTTTATAACGTCAGATCAGGTTAAAAATTCTGTAAACATGAATATCACCCAGGATACGTATGCTTCGGAGGTTTTCAGAGTTGAGAATGTACAATACGGTACTCACTGGCTTCAGCTCTGGATTGGAGATTACCTCGATACAAGCGAATTCAACATCTATGGAAACGGCTGGATTGAAGCCAGTGACCTTTCAGAGCTGGTAATTCCAGGCGATGCTTTCAGTGATGGCGACAGCCTCTGGGTCAGGCAGTATAGCCAATCTCCAGGATCAAGCAGTTGGGGTGATTACGGTTGGTTAGAATTTAGGATTAAGGGAAGCGGACCCTCCCCCGGCGACACCTGGACCGACCCGGTCACGGGCATGGAGTTTGTCTGGGTTCCGGGGGGGTGCTTTGACAGGGGCTGCGGGGATTGGGATGATGAATGCCGTACTAATGAACTTCCAGTACGCGAAATCTGCCTGGACGGGTTCTGGATGGGCAAGTACGAGGTGACCCAGGGCCAGTGGACCCAGATCATGGGCAGCAATCCGTCGAGGTTCCAGTCCGGGAACAACTATCCTGTGGAGTGGGTGAGCTGGAATGACGTGCAGGGGTTCATCACCGAGCTGAATGCCCGAGGCTCCAGCACCTTCCGCCTGCCCACCGAGGCCGAGTGGGAGTACGCTGCCCGCAGCGGAGGCCGGGCCGAGAAGTATGCCGGAGGCGATGATCTGGACAGTCTGGGCTGGTATTCCAGCAACAGCGGAGGCCTGACCCATGAAGTGGGGACCAAAGCGGCCAACGGGCTGGGCATTTATGACATGTCCGGGAATGTCTGGGAATGGGTTTCTGACTGGTACGGCGCCAACTACTATTCCGTGAGTCCTCGGGATAATCCGCAGGGGCCTGAGACGGGCTCGACCCGCGTCTTTCGCGGCGGCAGTTGGTTCTACCCCGCCTGGTACTGCCGCGCGGCCATTCGCCGCCACTGGCCGGGCTACTGGTCCTACGGCATAGGGTTCCGCCTAGCCCTCTCCCCAGGTCAGCAGTAG
- a CDS encoding DUF1566 domain-containing protein produces MLQQKWFVITAIAFMLFLAGLVMSGTAFGAGGGQCEDNGDGTLTDYGSGLMWQKATPGYMDWPDARRYPSNLSLGGYSNWRLPTWNELERLFKSECINLIDHPEYYYWSDTPVVVGKGGAWRVDFQNVPIYMWIEHYVRAVRWAQ; encoded by the coding sequence ATGTTACAACAAAAGTGGTTTGTAATTACTGCGATAGCATTCATGCTGTTTCTGGCCGGGCTGGTCATGTCCGGTACAGCTTTTGGCGCTGGTGGCGGGCAATGCGAGGACAATGGAGACGGGACCCTTACGGACTACGGTTCTGGCCTCATGTGGCAGAAGGCAACGCCTGGCTATATGGACTGGCCTGATGCCAGGCGCTATCCCTCCAACCTATCCCTGGGAGGATATTCCAACTGGCGGCTGCCAACATGGAATGAACTAGAGCGACTGTTTAAATCGGAGTGTATAAATTTGATTGACCATCCAGAGTATTATTACTGGTCCGATACTCCCGTCGTCGTCGGTAAGGGCGGCGCATGGCGCGTCGACTTCCAAAACGTCCCAATCTACATGTGGATTGAACACTATGTACGCGCCGTGCGCTGGGCACAGTGA
- the lnt gene encoding apolipoprotein N-acyltransferase — translation MVWMHFFSRLAGIAGAGFLVWLCLPSTPWPWLPFAALVPFALALRNTGPLAGMFWGLAGGSLFWLVSTFWVFHSFDHLMGWSVALSILGTLIFALVQGLPYALFGLVQGFLQARGREPGPIFSAALLTLLVFILPAPCPGSPALSLYSLPLAIQTADIGGYALVDFFFLLINWLLAHVLANVNRTRRCLLYLAATGLVLTLFLGYGGLRLSHFQRLEQNALQNDFQNEFFTVRTIQPDIPVVGAFGQELDEPYRGSLGVMQMMTETTAPNFPSADLVVWPEVSRAVYCGCDFFENRGMERTAELANGPIVLACLENHRLNSRESGDGLKKGHALSEIPKQEQYTVYNTLMLVDESQCRVIYRKYKLVPFGEAAPLRGKWPWLYNKMARQMEYVPGPGPEVFSLPRGLKVQPLICFESGFPEMTREGVALGARAFINVSNDAWFMSDRAAELHLSLALFRAVEQRRPLVRGTNSGFGAHIKASGEIVKGSLTPMNERAVRQAALHIPEEITIYQRIGDAWLWLAGLFVLARVGRGYRCWSWLLRRNPPS, via the coding sequence ATGGTCTGGATGCACTTCTTTTCACGTCTGGCAGGCATCGCTGGCGCCGGATTTCTGGTCTGGCTCTGCCTGCCTTCCACCCCCTGGCCATGGCTGCCCTTTGCAGCCTTAGTGCCTTTTGCTCTGGCCCTGCGAAACACCGGGCCTTTGGCCGGGATGTTCTGGGGCTTAGCCGGGGGTTCTCTGTTCTGGCTGGTGTCCACGTTCTGGGTTTTTCATTCTTTTGATCATCTCATGGGCTGGTCCGTTGCCCTGTCCATCCTGGGAACTCTGATTTTTGCTCTTGTCCAGGGCCTGCCCTACGCGCTTTTCGGACTTGTCCAGGGCTTTTTACAGGCCCGGGGCAGGGAGCCCGGTCCTATCTTCAGCGCGGCCCTGCTGACTTTGCTCGTTTTTATTCTTCCGGCCCCCTGTCCCGGCTCACCCGCACTCAGCCTCTACTCCCTGCCTCTGGCCATTCAGACTGCGGACATTGGCGGATATGCCCTGGTGGATTTTTTCTTTCTCCTGATCAACTGGCTGCTTGCCCATGTCTTGGCCAACGTCAACCGGACCAGACGGTGTCTCCTTTATTTGGCCGCGACAGGACTTGTCCTGACGCTTTTTCTCGGCTACGGCGGCCTGCGGCTGAGCCATTTTCAGCGTCTGGAGCAGAACGCGCTCCAAAATGACTTTCAAAATGAATTCTTTACCGTCAGGACCATCCAACCCGATATACCCGTCGTGGGTGCTTTTGGTCAGGAACTAGACGAGCCGTATAGAGGCAGCCTGGGGGTCATGCAGATGATGACCGAGACCACGGCCCCGAATTTTCCATCCGCGGACCTGGTTGTCTGGCCGGAGGTGTCCCGCGCAGTGTACTGTGGATGTGATTTTTTTGAAAATCGCGGCATGGAGCGGACCGCCGAGCTGGCTAATGGCCCCATTGTCCTGGCCTGCCTGGAAAATCACCGGCTGAACTCCCGGGAATCAGGGGACGGTCTGAAGAAAGGCCATGCTCTTTCAGAGATTCCAAAACAGGAACAATATACTGTTTACAATACGCTCATGCTGGTGGACGAAAGCCAATGCCGGGTTATCTATCGTAAATACAAGCTAGTTCCTTTTGGGGAGGCAGCTCCTTTGCGCGGGAAATGGCCATGGCTTTACAACAAAATGGCCAGGCAGATGGAATATGTGCCCGGTCCTGGACCGGAAGTGTTTTCTCTGCCCCGTGGCCTTAAAGTGCAGCCCTTGATCTGCTTTGAGAGCGGCTTCCCCGAGATGACCAGGGAGGGTGTTGCCCTGGGCGCCAGGGCCTTTATCAATGTTTCCAACGACGCCTGGTTCATGTCCGACAGAGCCGCAGAACTTCACCTGAGTCTGGCCCTTTTCCGGGCGGTAGAGCAGCGCAGACCCCTGGTGCGGGGCACGAATTCCGGGTTCGGCGCCCATATCAAAGCCAGCGGAGAAATCGTAAAGGGCTCCCTTACGCCCATGAATGAACGCGCCGTGCGCCAGGCCGCACTGCATATTCCGGAAGAAATCACGATCTACCAGCGCATTGGAGACGCCTGGCTCTGGCTGGCGGGGTTGTTTGTCCTTGCCCGGGTCGGGCGGGGTTATCGCTGCTGGTCCTGGTTGTTGCGACGGAACCCTCCAAGCTGA